One Streptomyces sp. SAI-135 DNA segment encodes these proteins:
- a CDS encoding carbonic anhydrase, giving the protein MSTSVPRTATVTDRLVAANRAYAAGFTDPGMGARPVLGVAVVACMDARLDLHAALGLHLGDCHTIRNAGGVVTDDTIRSLTISQRALGTRSVALIHHTGCGLQTLTEDFRHELELEVGQRPAWAVEAFRDVDQDVRQSIQRVRTSPFLPHTDDVRGFVFDVTTGLLREITPNS; this is encoded by the coding sequence ATGTCGACTTCCGTACCCCGAACCGCGACGGTCACCGACCGGCTCGTGGCAGCCAACCGCGCCTACGCCGCCGGTTTCACCGACCCCGGAATGGGTGCCCGACCCGTCCTGGGCGTGGCCGTGGTGGCCTGCATGGACGCCCGTCTCGACCTGCACGCCGCACTGGGCCTGCACCTCGGCGACTGCCACACCATCCGCAACGCCGGGGGCGTCGTCACCGACGACACGATCCGGTCCCTGACGATCAGTCAGCGTGCCCTCGGCACCCGTAGCGTGGCGCTCATCCACCACACCGGCTGCGGACTGCAGACCCTGACCGAGGACTTCCGGCACGAACTGGAGCTGGAGGTCGGCCAGCGCCCCGCCTGGGCGGTGGAGGCCTTCCGCGACGTCGACCAGGACGTACGGCAGTCCATCCAGCGGGTGCGCACCTCGCCGTTCCTGCCGCACACCGACGACGTGCGCGGCTTCGTCTTCGACGTCACGACAGGACTGCTGCGGGAGATCACTCCGAACTCCTGA
- a CDS encoding acyl-CoA dehydrogenase family protein — protein sequence MSYRTALSEVLTGTVGPVAEATAVQGRFPRGAVTALGGAGLLGLTVSPEFGGGGRGLAEAVDVVARTARVCPATAAVLQSHYAAVAVVEAHGGPWLRTEIAAGRHLASLALAEWEEEGAPDGPAAETRFLVARSAATRSGEVVALRARKQRVVAAGEADLYVWSSRPLAAPDGLTLWAVPAHAPDLFVPARPGAAGPRGSGTSTVFADPVLVPAQAMLGADGAGRDIVQRTVLPWLLELRAAAATRRPPVLDPAPGPGPGPGPGGTRRPAGSLAAS from the coding sequence GTGTCGTACCGCACCGCTCTCTCCGAAGTCCTGACCGGCACAGTCGGACCAGTCGCCGAAGCCACAGCCGTCCAGGGCCGGTTCCCCCGCGGCGCCGTGACGGCACTCGGCGGCGCGGGACTCCTCGGACTCACCGTCTCCCCCGAATTCGGCGGCGGGGGACGGGGGTTGGCCGAAGCCGTCGACGTGGTCGCGCGGACCGCGCGCGTCTGCCCGGCGACCGCGGCCGTGCTCCAGTCGCACTACGCGGCCGTCGCCGTCGTCGAGGCACACGGCGGCCCCTGGCTGCGCACCGAGATCGCCGCCGGACGCCATCTCGCCAGCCTCGCCCTCGCGGAGTGGGAGGAGGAGGGGGCCCCGGACGGGCCGGCGGCGGAGACCCGGTTCCTCGTGGCGCGCTCCGCGGCCACCCGTTCCGGTGAGGTGGTGGCCCTGCGGGCCCGCAAGCAGCGGGTGGTCGCGGCGGGGGAGGCCGACCTCTACGTGTGGTCGTCCCGGCCCCTCGCCGCCCCGGACGGGCTGACGCTCTGGGCGGTCCCGGCACACGCCCCGGACCTGTTCGTCCCCGCCCGGCCCGGCGCCGCCGGACCCCGCGGCAGCGGGACCTCCACGGTGTTCGCCGACCCGGTGCTGGTGCCCGCGCAGGCGATGCTCGGCGCGGACGGCGCCGGACGCGACATCGTGCAGCGCACGGTCCTGCCGTGGCTGCTCGAACTGCGGGCCGCCGCCGCGACCCGCCGTCCGCCCGTCCTCGACCCGGCACCCGGACCCGGACCCGGACCCGGACCCGGGGGCACGCGCCGCCCCGCCGGCTCCCTCGCCGCGTCCTGA
- a CDS encoding GntR family transcriptional regulator has protein sequence MREALTAAASRRVTRPAPLRQAVYDALTELIINGSLKPGQHLVEAELAEHLGVSRQPVREALQRLQTAGWVDLRPAQGAFVHSPTEEEAAQLLGVRAVLETYSAQLAAQNAKPEDITRLDELQLEGIAALADGDVERLVSANTALHDFITTVADNAVLAELIAQVGQKVRWYYTPIARPRGKEAWNEHTQLIRAIAKGDAEQAGEVMRRHTERTTEFYRRQIAARSSQD, from the coding sequence ATGCGCGAGGCACTCACGGCCGCAGCGTCCCGGCGCGTCACCCGCCCGGCACCGCTGCGCCAGGCCGTGTACGACGCCCTGACCGAGCTGATCATCAACGGTTCCCTCAAGCCCGGCCAGCATCTGGTCGAGGCGGAACTCGCCGAACACCTCGGCGTCAGCCGACAGCCGGTCCGTGAGGCCCTCCAGCGGCTGCAGACCGCCGGCTGGGTGGATCTGCGACCCGCCCAGGGCGCCTTCGTCCACTCCCCCACCGAGGAGGAGGCCGCCCAACTCCTCGGCGTCCGGGCCGTCCTGGAGACCTATTCGGCCCAGCTCGCCGCGCAGAACGCCAAGCCCGAGGACATCACGCGTCTCGACGAGCTCCAGCTGGAGGGCATCGCCGCTCTCGCCGACGGCGACGTGGAGCGGCTGGTCTCCGCCAACACCGCGCTGCACGACTTCATCACCACCGTCGCCGACAACGCCGTGCTGGCCGAACTCATCGCCCAGGTGGGCCAGAAGGTCCGCTGGTACTACACGCCGATCGCCAGGCCACGCGGCAAGGAGGCGTGGAACGAGCACACCCAGCTCATCAGGGCCATCGCCAAGGGCGACGCGGAGCAGGCGGGCGAGGTCATGCGCAGGCACACCGAGCGCACGACCGAGTTCTACCGCAGGCAGATCGCGGCCAGGTCGAGCCAGGACTGA
- a CDS encoding NAD(P)H-dependent oxidoreductase subunit E codes for MTTSGNDVTVESVVRGVVARHRGERGALLPVLHAVQAELGHVPQEAVPVLAEELNLSRADVHGVVTFYHDFRREPAGRTTVRICRAEACQALGADRLVSYARESGLPLGETAADGSVTVEQVFCLGNCALGPSVEANGRLYGRVGPARLGSILNGTVSS; via the coding sequence ATGACGACCAGCGGGAATGACGTGACGGTCGAGAGCGTGGTCCGGGGGGTGGTGGCCCGCCATCGCGGCGAGCGCGGAGCGCTGCTGCCCGTACTGCACGCCGTCCAGGCCGAGTTGGGCCATGTGCCGCAGGAGGCCGTGCCGGTGCTCGCGGAGGAGCTCAACCTCTCCCGGGCGGACGTCCACGGGGTCGTGACCTTCTACCACGACTTCCGCCGCGAGCCCGCCGGCCGCACCACCGTGCGCATCTGCCGCGCCGAGGCCTGCCAGGCGCTGGGCGCCGACCGGCTGGTGAGCTACGCGCGCGAGTCCGGACTGCCCCTGGGGGAGACCGCGGCGGACGGCTCGGTCACCGTCGAGCAGGTCTTCTGCCTCGGCAACTGCGCACTCGGGCCCTCCGTCGAGGCGAACGGACGGCTCTACGGACGAGTCGGCCCGGCCCGGCTGGGCTCGATCCTCAACGGGACGGTCTCCTCATGA
- a CDS encoding NADH-quinone oxidoreductase subunit NuoF, which produces MNNPAHSTATVYVPRDSAARSVGADEVAQALQQAAARGDFALDVVRNGSRGMLWLEPLVEVVTPEGRVGYGPVAPEDVDSLLAAGMLDGADHPLRLGVVDELPWLARQNRVTFARVGVTDPLSAEDYEAHGGLAGLRAALELAPADVVAEVTASGLRGRGGAGFPAGIKWKTVLECADELKFVCCNADEGDSGTFADRMVMEGDPFMLIEGMTIAAHAVGASEGYLYIRSEYPDAVATMRRAIGIAREHGWLGRNILGSGLHFDLHVRVGAGAYICGEETSMLESLEGKRGTVRAKPPIPAVEGLFGRPTVVNNVLTLATVPVVLAEGAQAYERLGVERSRGTQVFQLGGNIARGGIVETAFGITLRELVEDYGGGTHSGRPVRTAQVGGPLGAYLPESMFDLPMDYEAFAAAGAMVGHGGVVVFDDSVDMAAQARFAMEFCAEESCGKCTPCRVGAVRGVEVIDRIVAGTHRDENLALLEDLCDLMTEGSLCAMGGLTPLPVRSALTHFPDDFLGGRRLLDIQPVRATGPKTEGTA; this is translated from the coding sequence ATGAACAACCCCGCCCACTCCACGGCCACCGTCTACGTCCCCCGCGACTCCGCGGCCAGGTCCGTCGGCGCCGACGAGGTCGCCCAGGCCCTGCAACAAGCGGCCGCCCGCGGCGACTTCGCCCTGGACGTCGTACGCAACGGATCACGCGGCATGCTGTGGCTGGAGCCCCTGGTCGAGGTGGTGACCCCCGAGGGGCGCGTCGGCTACGGCCCGGTGGCCCCCGAGGACGTCGACTCGCTCCTCGCCGCCGGGATGCTCGACGGCGCGGACCATCCACTGCGGCTCGGCGTCGTCGACGAACTGCCCTGGCTGGCGCGCCAGAACCGCGTCACCTTCGCCCGGGTCGGCGTGACCGACCCGCTGTCCGCCGAGGACTACGAGGCGCACGGCGGCCTCGCCGGACTGCGCGCCGCCCTGGAGCTCGCCCCCGCGGACGTGGTCGCCGAGGTCACCGCGTCCGGACTGCGCGGCCGCGGTGGCGCCGGATTCCCGGCCGGCATCAAGTGGAAGACCGTGCTGGAGTGCGCCGACGAGCTGAAGTTCGTCTGCTGCAACGCGGACGAGGGCGACAGCGGGACCTTCGCCGACCGCATGGTCATGGAGGGCGACCCCTTCATGCTCATCGAGGGCATGACCATCGCCGCCCACGCGGTCGGCGCGAGCGAGGGCTACCTCTACATCCGCTCGGAGTACCCGGACGCGGTGGCCACGATGCGCCGGGCGATCGGCATCGCGCGTGAGCACGGCTGGCTCGGCCGGAACATCCTCGGCTCCGGCCTCCACTTCGACCTGCACGTCCGCGTCGGCGCCGGCGCGTACATCTGCGGCGAGGAGACCTCCATGCTGGAGAGCCTGGAGGGCAAGCGCGGCACGGTCCGCGCGAAACCGCCGATCCCCGCCGTCGAGGGCCTGTTCGGCAGACCGACCGTGGTGAACAACGTCCTCACCCTCGCCACCGTGCCCGTCGTCCTGGCCGAGGGCGCCCAGGCCTACGAGCGCCTCGGCGTCGAACGCTCCCGCGGCACCCAGGTGTTCCAGCTCGGCGGCAACATCGCCCGCGGCGGCATCGTCGAGACCGCCTTCGGTATCACCCTGCGCGAACTCGTCGAGGACTACGGCGGCGGAACGCACTCCGGACGCCCGGTGCGCACCGCACAGGTCGGCGGCCCCCTCGGGGCCTACCTGCCGGAGTCGATGTTCGATCTCCCCATGGACTACGAGGCGTTCGCGGCCGCCGGAGCGATGGTAGGCCACGGTGGCGTGGTCGTGTTCGACGACAGCGTGGACATGGCCGCCCAGGCCCGCTTCGCGATGGAGTTCTGCGCCGAGGAGTCCTGCGGCAAGTGCACCCCGTGCCGGGTCGGCGCGGTGCGCGGCGTCGAGGTGATCGACAGAATCGTCGCCGGCACCCACCGGGACGAGAACCTCGCCCTGCTCGAAGACCTCTGCGACCTGATGACCGAGGGCTCGCTGTGCGCGATGGGCGGTCTCACCCCGCTGCCCGTGCGCAGCGCCCTCACCCACTTCCCCGACGACTTCCTCGGCGGCCGTCGACTCCTGGACATCCAGCCCGTACGGGCGACTGGCCCGAAGACGGAGGGCACGGCATGA